In Streptomyces sp. NBC_00341, the DNA window GGTGGTACGGCGAGAGGCCGCCCTCGCCCGTGTTGTGCATCGTGCCCGCCAGCGCCGCCCCCTTGTTGAGGGCCGTGATCGCCGCACCGGAGAGTGACCCGAAGCTCATCGCCGAGATGTTCACCACGCTCGCCGGCCGGAACGCCTTGGCACGTCCGCGCGGACCGCCCAGCACCTTGGCCGACGGCAGCAGGGCCTGCGGGTCGTGCGCGTCGGGGAGGAGTTCTCCGGCGAACGTGCGCTGCTTCACGTACGCGTGCCCCTGCACGTGCTCGATGTCGTTGTCGGTCCCGAACCCGAAGTAGTTGTTCTCGCCCTTCGCCGACGCGTAGATCCAGGTGCGCTGGTCACGACTGAACGGGCGCTCCTCGTCGTTGGAGGTCACGATGTACTGCCGCAGCTCAGGGCCGATCGTCTCCAGCAGGTACCGGGCGTGACCGACCACCGGGAAGTTCCGGAGCAGTGCGTGCTTCTTCTGGACGAGGTCGCGGGCGCCCACCAGCGCCAATGCTGTCGCGGTGGCGGCAACGATATTCCGGGCACGCATGAACGTTCCTCTTTTCGAAGCTCGACGCCAACGCCATGTGATGGCCGTCGTCGTGTTGTGTCGCTGTTGCGCGGCGGGCACGACCTTGTGGGCGTCGGCGGCCGCCGGAGCACACCGTAATTGATATGAGAAGCCCGCACGGGTGCGCCCGTGATCAGGGTCGTCGGGTGAGGGACGGGCCTGCGCGGGCCTCCGGGGGCGGCGGCGTGCTCCGGCGCCGAGCCGTGGCGCCGCATCCCCTGGCCGACGCCGTCCTCCCTGCCACCCCCCGCACCTTCTGCGACTATGCGAAGAACGTGGGCAGATGGCAAGGAAAGGGATGATATGTGCGGGATCGTCGGATACGTCGGTGGGCAGTCGGCGCAGGACGTCGTCGTCGCGGGCCTCAAGCGGCTGGAGTACCGGGGGTACGACTCCGCCGGGATCGCCGTCCTCGCTGATGGCGGGCTGGCCGCCGCGAAGCGGGCCGGGAAGCTCGTCAATCTGGAGAAGCTGCTGGTCGAGCGGCCGCTGCCGGCCGGGAGCGCCGGGATCGGCCACACCCGGTGGGCCACGCACGGCGGGCCCACCGACGTCAACGCCCACCCACACCTGGACAACGCCGGGCGCGTCGCCGTCGTGCACAACGGGATCATCGAGAACTTCGCCGCCCTGCGGTCCGAACTGACCGGGCGCGGCCACGAGCTGGCATCCGAGACCGACACCGAGGTCGTCGCCCACCTCCTCGCGGAGGAGTACGCGGGCAGCGAGGACCCGGCAGAGGCGATGCGGCAGGTCTGCCGGAGGCTCGAAGGGGCGTTCACGCTCGTCGCCGTGTTCGCGGACGCGCCCGACGTGGTGGTCGGGGCCCGGCGCAACTCACCGCTCGTGGTGGGGGTGGGGGAGGGCGAGGCGTTCCTGGCCTCCGACGTCGCCGCGTTCATCGCGCACACCCGGTCCGCGATCGAGCTGGGCCAGGACCAGGTGGTGGAGCTGAGCCGGGAGGGCGTCGTCGTCACCGGGTTCGACGGGCGGCCCGCCGAGGTGCTGCCGTACCACGTGGACTGGGACGCGTCCGCCGCCGAGAAGGGCGGCTACCCCTCCTTCATGCTCAAGGAGATCGCCGAGCAGCCGAAGGCCGTCACCGACACCCTCCTCGGCCGGATCGACCCGGAGGGGACCCTGCACCTCGACGAGGTGCGGATCACCCGGGCGGAGCTGCGCGAGGTCGACAAGGTGGTGATCGTCGCCTGCGGGACCGCGTTCCACGCCGGGATGATCGCCAAGTACGCCATCGAGCACTGGACCCGGATCCCCTGCGAGACCGAGCTGGCCAGCGAGTTCCGCTACCGGGACCCGATCCTGGACCAGCGCACGCTCGTCATCGCGATCTCGCAGTCCGGCGAGACGATGGACACCCTGATGGCGCTGCGGCACGCCCGTGAGCAGGGTGCGAAGGTCCTCGCCATCTGCAACACCAACGGGTCCACCATCCCGCGCGAGTCCGACGCCGTCCTGTACACGCACGCCGGACCCGAGGTCGCCGTCGCCTCGACCAAGGCGTTCCTCACCCAGCTCGTCGCCTGCTACCTCGTCGCGCTGTACCTCGGGCAGGTCCGGGGGACCAAGTGGGGCGACGAGATCCGCACCGTCATCCGTCAGCTCTCCGAGATCTCCGGCGAGGTGCGGCGGGTCCTGGGGACCATGGAGCCGGTGCGCGCGCTGGCGCGTTCGCTGGCGGGCCACGACACGGTGCTCTTCGTCGGGCGGCACGTCGGCTACCCGGTCGCCCTGGAGGGCGCGTTGAAGCTCAAGGAGCTCGCGTACATGCACGCGGAGGGGTTCGCCGCCGGGGAGCTGAAGCACGGGCCGATCGCGCTGATCGAGGACGGCCTCCCGGTCGTCGTGGTGGTGCCGTCGCCGCGCGGGCGCTCGGTGCTGCACGGCAAGATCGTGTCGAACATCCAGGAGATCCGGGCCCGGGGCGCGCTCACCGTCGTCATCGCGGAGGAGGGTGACGAGGCGGTCGTCCCGTACGCCGACCACCTCATCCGGATTCCCGCAACGCCTACGCTGCTTCAGCCGCTGGTCGCCACCGTTCCGCTCCAGGTCTTCGCCTGCGAGCTGGCGACGGCCAGGGGCAACGAAGTGGACCAGCCGCGCAATCTGGCGAAGTCCGTCACCGTGGAGTGAATGGAGTGACATGAGGGTGCGTACGTGATCATCGGGGTCGGTATCGACGTGGCGGAGATCGAGCGGTTCGACGAGGCGCTGGAGCGCACCCCGAGGATGGCTCAACGCCTCTTCCTGGAGAGCGAGTTGATGTTGCCGGACGGTGAGCGGCGCGGGATCGCCTCGCTGGCCGCGCGGTTCGCCGCCAAGGAGGCGCTCGCCAAGGCGCTCGGCGCTCCCGCCGGGCTGCTCTGGACGGACGCCGAGGTGTACGTCGAGGCGAGCGGGCAGCCCCGGCTGCGGGTGAGCGGCACGGTCGCGGCCCGCGCCGCCGAACTGGGCGTGCGCCAGTGGCACGTGTCGCTCAGCCATGACGCGGGGGTGGCGTCCGCCGTGGTGATCGCGGAGGGGTGAGGGCGGAGGGCCGAGCCGGGCGCGTGACGGCGGGCCTGGCCTGGGCGTGACCTGGCCGGGGCGTGGCGGGCGTTTTCTGCGTACGTTGGAGCCATGCGTACTGCGTACAGCGTCTCGACCGTACGGGCCGCCGAACAGGCCCTCATGGCACGGCTCCCGGAGGGCGCGCTGATGCAGCGCGCCGCCGCGGGGCTCGCCGCCGCCTGCACCGACCTGCTGCGGCGCGGCGGCCGGGTGTACGGGTCCCGCGTCGTCCTCCTGGTCGGCAGCGGCGACAACGGCGGCGACGCGCTGTACGCGGGTGCCCGGCTCGCCCGGCGCGGGGCCGGTGTGCTCGCCGTCCGGGTCTCGCCGGGCCGGGCCCACGAGGGCGGGAGCCAGGCGCTGCGCGCGGCGGGCGGCCGGGTGGTGGACGGTCTCGACGTCCCGGCGACGAGCAGGCACCGGGACTGGGCGGGCCGCGTCGACCTCGTCGTCGACGCCGTCACCGGCATCGGCGGGCGCGGCGGACTGCGCCCCGGCGCCGCCGCGCTCGTGGCCCGGTACACGGCGCACGACGCGCCCGTCGTCGCCGTCGACCTGCCCAGCGGCGTCGAGGCGGACACCGGTGAGGTGCTCGGGGACGCGGTCCGCGCCGACGCCACCGTCACCTTCGGGGCGTACAAGCCGGGGCTCCTCATCGACCCGGCCGCCGAACGGGCCGGGGCGCTGCACCTCGTCGACATCGGGCTCGGCGCCGAACTGCCCGCCGTGCCGGACCTGGAGGCGCTCCAGTACGCGGACGTGGCCGCGCTGCTGCCCGTACCGGGCGCCGAGAGCGACAAGTACCGGCGCGGTGTCGTCGGCATCGCCGCCGGCTCCGCGCGCTACCCGGGCGCCGCGGTGCTGGCCGTCTCCGGGGCGCTGCGCGGCGGCGCCGGGGCGGTGCGCTACGTCGGCCCCGGGGCGGACGCGGTCATCGCGCGGCATCCCGAGACCCTGGTCCACGCGGGCCCGCCGTCGAAGGCGGGGCGGGTGCAGGCCTGGGTCGTCGGACCGGGGCTCGGTGACGGGACGGACGCGGAGGAGGCCGTCTCCGACGTGCTCGCCGCCGACGTGCCGGTGCTGGTCGACGCGGACGGGCTGCGGCTGCTGGACGCCGACGCGGTCCGGGCGCGCACCGCGCCGACCGTCCTGACCCCGCACGCCGGGGAGGCCGCGGCCCTGCTCGGCGTCCCGCGCGAGGAGGTCGAGGCGGGGCGGCTCGCCGCCGTACGCGAACTCGCCTCCCGGTTCCGCGCCACGGTCCTGCTCAAGGGCTCGACGACGCTCATCGCCACCGAAGACCCCGGCGCCCCCGTGCGGGTCAACCCGACCGGCACCTCCTGGCTCGCCACGGCGGGCAGCGGCGACGTGCTCTCCGGGCTGACCGGCTCGCTGCTCGCCGCCGGTCTCGCCCCCCACGACGCCGCGTCCGTCGGCGCCCACCTCCACGGCCTCGCGGCCCGGCACGCCTCCGACGGCTCCCCGGTCGCCGCCCAGGACGTCGCGGAGGCGATCCGGTCGGCCTGGCGGGACGTACGGGCCTGAGCGATCCTGGAAGCGGCGAGAGAGGGGCTCGGTCGTGAGCGACAGCAACGGTGACGTGCGCGTACGCCGGGTGTACGACCCGCAGGAGGACGGCGACGGCACCCGCGTGCTGGTCGACCGGCTCTGGCCGCGCGGGGTCGCCAGGGAACGCGCCGCGATCGACAAGTGGCTGAAAGACCTCACCCCGTCGAAGGAACTGCGCTCCTGGTACCACGAGGACCGCTCCGGCACCCGCTACGACGACTTCGTCGACCGCTACCGCGCCGAACTCGCCGACCCCGTGCACACCGCCGCCGTCGGTGAACTCGTCGCGCTGGTCCGCGACGGCGGCCCGGTGACGCTCGTGACAGCGGTCAAGGACGTCCGGCACAGCCACGTACCGGTCCTCGTCGACCACCTGGAACACGAGCTGCGCCACCGCTGACCCGGCCCCCGGCGCGCCCTGCCGCGAGCGGCGCCCGAAGGCCGCACCGTACGGCTCCGGGACACGGCTCTGAGACACTGGGCGCGATGAACGAGACAGCGTCCCTGAGAGCCCGTGCCGAGATCGACCTCGCCGCACTCCGCGCCAACGTGCGCGTTCTGCGTGCCCGTGCGTCCGGCGCGCAGCTCATGGCCGTCGTCAAGTCCGACGCGTACGGACACGGCGCGGTGCCCTGCGCCCGTGCCGCGCTCGAAGCCGGTGCGACCTGGCTGGGCACCGCCACCCCGCAGGAGGCGCTGGCGCTGCGCGCGGCGGGGCTCGGCGGCCGGGTGATGTGCTGGCTGTGGACGCCGGGCGGGCCCTGGCGCGAGGCGATCGAGGCCGATGTCGATGTCTCGGTCAGCGGCATGTGGGCGCTGCGCGAGGTCACCGCGGCGGCCACCGAGGCCGGCCGCCCCGCCCGTATCCAGCTCAAGGCCGACACCGGCCTCGGCCGCAACGGCTGCCAGCCCGCCGACTGGCCAGAACTGGTCGCCGCCGCCCGCACCGCGGAGCAGGCCGGGACCGTCCGGATCACCGGCCTCTGGTCCCACTTCGCCTGCGCGGACGAGCCCGGACACCCCTCCATCGCCGCCCAGCTGACGGTGTTCCGCGACATGGTGGCGTACGCGGAGAAGGCCGGTGCAGAACCCGAGGTACGGCACATCGCCAACTCCCCGGCCACGCTGACCGTCCCCGAGTCGCACTTCGACCTGGTGCGGACGGGCATCGCCATGTACGGCATCTCGCCCAGCCCCGAGCTGGGCACCCCGGCCGATTTCGGACTCCGTCCGGTGATGACGCTCGCCGCCTCCGTCGCCCTGGTCAAGCAGGTGCCCGCCGGGCACGGCATCAGCTACGGGCACCACTACACGACGAGCGGCGAGACCACGCTCGGCCTGGTGCCGGTGGGGTACGCGGACGGCATCCCGCGCCACGCCTCAGGCCGGGGCCCGGTCCTGGTCGGCGGGGTCCGGCGGACGGTCGCGGGCCGGGTGGCGATGGACCAGTTCGTCGTCGACCTGGACGGCGACGTGGTCGCGGAGGGCAGTGACGCGGTGCTGTTCGGCCCCGGTGACCGGGGCGAGCCGAGCGCGGAGGACTGGGCGCGGGCGGCGGACACGATCGCCTACGAGATCGTCACCCGGATCGGCGGCCGGGTGCCACGCGTCTACCGGGACGGGACGGAGAAAGGCACGGCGGAAAGGACGGCGGAAGGCACGGCGGACGGGACAGCGGACGGAATGTCGGCCGGGTCCTGACCTAGGAAGCGTTCCTGACCAGGCACGATCGGTTTCGGTCTGATCAGATCGGAGCAGATTGGACCGGGACCGATCCGATCGGAGCTGATGTGATCGGACCGGCCCCGACCCGAACACGACCCACGAGGAGCGCGGCACGGTGAGCGAGATCAGCGCGGGGGACGCGATGGCGACGGCCGCCTCGACGGTCGGCTGGCGCCGGGCGGGGGTCGCCGGGGCCGCCATAGGCGTGATCGCGGCGGGCGCGGCGGCCGGCGTCGCGGTCGAGCGGCTGACGGTCGGCCGGGGGATGCGGAAGCGGGCCAGGCTGGCGCTGGACGCCACCGGGCCGTACGGCTCGCTGCGCGGGATGCCGGGCCGGGCCACCGCCGACGACGGCACCGAGCTGTACTACGAGATCGACGAGGTCGAACCCGGCGGCGGCACCGGCACCGACGGTACGCCCCCCGGCAACGGAGCCGGTCCGCGCAGGCGCCGGCTCTTCGGGCGCAAGGCCCCCGCCCCCGTCACGGTCGTCTTCAGCCACGGCTACTGCCTCAGCCAGGACTCCTGGCACTTCCAGCGCGCGGCCCTGCGCGGACTCGTGCGCACGGTCCACTGGGACCAGCGCAGCCACGGCCGCTCTGAGCGCGGCCGGGCCCAGGCGCAGGGCGTCCACGTCGGTATCGACCAGCTCGGCCGCGACCTCAAGGCCGTGATCGACGCGGCCGCCCCCGAGGGACCGCTGGTGCTGGTCGGGCACTCCATGGGCGGCATGACGATGATGGCGCTCGCCGACCAGTACCCGGCCCTGATGCGCGACCGGGTCGTCGCCGTCGCCTTCGTCGGTACGTCGAGCGGGAAGCTCGGTGAGGTCAGCTTCGGGCTGCCGGTGGCGGGCGTGAACGCGGTACGGCGGGTGCTGCCCGGGGTGCTGAGGGCGCTCGGCTCGCAGGCGGAGCTGGTGGAGCGGGGCAGGCGGGCGACCGCCGACCTGTTCGCGGGGCTCATCAAGCGGTACTCGTTCGGTTCGCGGGACGTGGACCCGGCGGTCGAACGGTTCGCGGAACGCCTCATCGAGTCCACCCCGATCGATGTGGTCGCGGAGTTCTACCCGGCCTTCACCGAGCACGACAAGAGCGCCGCGCTGCCCCTGTTCCTCGACGTCCCGGTGCTGATCCTGGCGGGCGACAAGGACCTGGTGACGCCCAGCTCGCACAGCGAGGCGATCGCGGACCGGCTGCCCGACGCGGAACTGGTCATCGTCCCGGACGCCGGACACCTGGTGATGCTGGAGCACCCGGAGACGGTCACCGACCGGCTCGCGGACCTGCTGGTGCGGGCGGGAGCCGTACCGGAATCCTCTAACGTTGGCGGGCATGGAAGCACCGCACAACAGCCCGGCGGCCGCTGAGACCGCCGCGAGCGAGTCCGGCACCGTCAGCGTGAGGCTGACCGTCGAGTCCCCCGAACAGATGCAGGCCCTGGGCCGCCGGATCTCCGGTGTGCTGCGCCCCGGCGACCTCGTGATGCTCACCGGAGAGCTGGGGGCCGGGAAGACCACCCTGACCCGCGGCCTCGGCGAGGGCCTGGGGGTGCGCGGCGCCGTCACGTCCCCCACGTTCGTGATCGCCCGCGTCCATCCGCCGCTCGGCGACGGACCCGCCCTGGTCCATGTCGACGCCTACCGGCTGGGCGGCGGGCTCGACGAGATGGAGGACCTCGACCTCGATGTGTCGCTGCCGGAATCGGTGGTGGTCGTCGAGTGGGGCGACGGCAAGGTCGAGGAGCTGGCGGACGACCGGCTCCAGGTGCTGATCGACCGGGCGGTCGGTGACACGGACGACGAGCGGCGCGTGGTGACGCTGGTGGGCGTGGGGGCGCGCTGGGCCGGACTGCCCCACGAGCCCTGGGAGCCGTGGGCGGTGGACGGGGCCTGAGCGGCGCCTGCTTTCCGACACAGTGTCGGCAAATTGTTGCGCGGGGCGGTGCGGGCGTGGTGACATGGAGGGCGAGAGCAGGTTAGGTCTGCCTAACCGTGCCTTTCCACCGGAGCCCCAGGAGGCGTCCATGCCGACATCCGAGAGTGACCTTCGGCCGCCGCGCGCGGTAACGATGACCGAGCTGCTGGCGGCGGGGGCGGCGGCGAGCGCGGTGTCGACGCCGCCGGATGACGTGTCTCCGGGTGCGGACGGGTGCGCCCCGGGCCCTTCCGGCCCTCCGCCCGTGTGCGGCACCCCGTCCGTGTCCGGCCACTCAAGCCCGTCCGGCGATTGAGGACGGAAGCCTTGCGCCGGGGTCGGCGGAGCTTACGGATGTCCTCAATCGCCGGACGGGCTTGAGGTGGTTACCGGACCACGACGACCTTCGCGCCGACCGTGGCGAACGTCCAGACCGCGTTGCCGTCCGCACGGGACATCCGTACGCCGCCCGCCTTCAGCGTCGGGTCCGGGCTCTCCATCGAGCCGTCCTGAGCGGCGCTGAAGCCGATGGCCACGTCGTTGGTCGTCGCGAACCGCACCACGTGTTCGATCGGCACCCCGTCGGAGCCGGTGACGCTGCCGGAGCGTGAGGTGACCTGGTACGTCCCCGGGAGCGCGCTGACCGCGCTCGGCATGACCTTGAAGGTCCGGGTCGCCTTGCCCTTCGCGTCCACCAGCCACACCCGCCGGTCACCCAGCGCGTAGACGACCCGCATCCCCGTACCGGAGGAGCCCGGGACCGCGAGCGGGTCCTTCGTGGGCTTCGGCTTGGCGTGCCCGGCGGCCGGCGAGCTGCTGGACGCCTTCGGCTTCGGGGCGACGCTGGCGGGGGCGTTCGCCGACGCCTGGTAGGCCAGGAAGCTCACCGCGGCAACGGCCGCAGCGGTGAGCGCGACCACGATTCCCGAGCTGCCCCTAGACACCGTGCGCGCCTCTTTCGCCGTTGGTTGTCGTACAAGCGTTTACACGTACTCCGCGTACAC includes these proteins:
- a CDS encoding holo-ACP synthase, with translation MIIGVGIDVAEIERFDEALERTPRMAQRLFLESELMLPDGERRGIASLAARFAAKEALAKALGAPAGLLWTDAEVYVEASGQPRLRVSGTVAARAAELGVRQWHVSLSHDAGVASAVVIAEG
- the tsaE gene encoding tRNA (adenosine(37)-N6)-threonylcarbamoyltransferase complex ATPase subunit type 1 TsaE produces the protein MEAPHNSPAAAETAASESGTVSVRLTVESPEQMQALGRRISGVLRPGDLVMLTGELGAGKTTLTRGLGEGLGVRGAVTSPTFVIARVHPPLGDGPALVHVDAYRLGGGLDEMEDLDLDVSLPESVVVVEWGDGKVEELADDRLQVLIDRAVGDTDDERRVVTLVGVGARWAGLPHEPWEPWAVDGA
- the alr gene encoding alanine racemase codes for the protein MNETASLRARAEIDLAALRANVRVLRARASGAQLMAVVKSDAYGHGAVPCARAALEAGATWLGTATPQEALALRAAGLGGRVMCWLWTPGGPWREAIEADVDVSVSGMWALREVTAAATEAGRPARIQLKADTGLGRNGCQPADWPELVAAARTAEQAGTVRITGLWSHFACADEPGHPSIAAQLTVFRDMVAYAEKAGAEPEVRHIANSPATLTVPESHFDLVRTGIAMYGISPSPELGTPADFGLRPVMTLAASVALVKQVPAGHGISYGHHYTTSGETTLGLVPVGYADGIPRHASGRGPVLVGGVRRTVAGRVAMDQFVVDLDGDVVAEGSDAVLFGPGDRGEPSAEDWARAADTIAYEIVTRIGGRVPRVYRDGTEKGTAERTAEGTADGTADGMSAGS
- a CDS encoding L,D-transpeptidase codes for the protein MVALTAAAVAAVSFLAYQASANAPASVAPKPKASSSSPAAGHAKPKPTKDPLAVPGSSGTGMRVVYALGDRRVWLVDAKGKATRTFKVMPSAVSALPGTYQVTSRSGSVTGSDGVPIEHVVRFATTNDVAIGFSAAQDGSMESPDPTLKAGGVRMSRADGNAVWTFATVGAKVVVVR
- a CDS encoding NAD(P)H-hydrate dehydratase, encoding MRTAYSVSTVRAAEQALMARLPEGALMQRAAAGLAAACTDLLRRGGRVYGSRVVLLVGSGDNGGDALYAGARLARRGAGVLAVRVSPGRAHEGGSQALRAAGGRVVDGLDVPATSRHRDWAGRVDLVVDAVTGIGGRGGLRPGAAALVARYTAHDAPVVAVDLPSGVEADTGEVLGDAVRADATVTFGAYKPGLLIDPAAERAGALHLVDIGLGAELPAVPDLEALQYADVAALLPVPGAESDKYRRGVVGIAAGSARYPGAAVLAVSGALRGGAGAVRYVGPGADAVIARHPETLVHAGPPSKAGRVQAWVVGPGLGDGTDAEEAVSDVLAADVPVLVDADGLRLLDADAVRARTAPTVLTPHAGEAAALLGVPREEVEAGRLAAVRELASRFRATVLLKGSTTLIATEDPGAPVRVNPTGTSWLATAGSGDVLSGLTGSLLAAGLAPHDAASVGAHLHGLAARHASDGSPVAAQDVAEAIRSAWRDVRA
- a CDS encoding alpha/beta fold hydrolase yields the protein MSEISAGDAMATAASTVGWRRAGVAGAAIGVIAAGAAAGVAVERLTVGRGMRKRARLALDATGPYGSLRGMPGRATADDGTELYYEIDEVEPGGGTGTDGTPPGNGAGPRRRRLFGRKAPAPVTVVFSHGYCLSQDSWHFQRAALRGLVRTVHWDQRSHGRSERGRAQAQGVHVGIDQLGRDLKAVIDAAAPEGPLVLVGHSMGGMTMMALADQYPALMRDRVVAVAFVGTSSGKLGEVSFGLPVAGVNAVRRVLPGVLRALGSQAELVERGRRATADLFAGLIKRYSFGSRDVDPAVERFAERLIESTPIDVVAEFYPAFTEHDKSAALPLFLDVPVLILAGDKDLVTPSSHSEAIADRLPDAELVIVPDAGHLVMLEHPETVTDRLADLLVRAGAVPESSNVGGHGSTAQQPGGR
- a CDS encoding DUF488 domain-containing protein, which encodes MSDSNGDVRVRRVYDPQEDGDGTRVLVDRLWPRGVARERAAIDKWLKDLTPSKELRSWYHEDRSGTRYDDFVDRYRAELADPVHTAAVGELVALVRDGGPVTLVTAVKDVRHSHVPVLVDHLEHELRHR
- the glmS gene encoding glutamine--fructose-6-phosphate transaminase (isomerizing), which translates into the protein MCGIVGYVGGQSAQDVVVAGLKRLEYRGYDSAGIAVLADGGLAAAKRAGKLVNLEKLLVERPLPAGSAGIGHTRWATHGGPTDVNAHPHLDNAGRVAVVHNGIIENFAALRSELTGRGHELASETDTEVVAHLLAEEYAGSEDPAEAMRQVCRRLEGAFTLVAVFADAPDVVVGARRNSPLVVGVGEGEAFLASDVAAFIAHTRSAIELGQDQVVELSREGVVVTGFDGRPAEVLPYHVDWDASAAEKGGYPSFMLKEIAEQPKAVTDTLLGRIDPEGTLHLDEVRITRAELREVDKVVIVACGTAFHAGMIAKYAIEHWTRIPCETELASEFRYRDPILDQRTLVIAISQSGETMDTLMALRHAREQGAKVLAICNTNGSTIPRESDAVLYTHAGPEVAVASTKAFLTQLVACYLVALYLGQVRGTKWGDEIRTVIRQLSEISGEVRRVLGTMEPVRALARSLAGHDTVLFVGRHVGYPVALEGALKLKELAYMHAEGFAAGELKHGPIALIEDGLPVVVVVPSPRGRSVLHGKIVSNIQEIRARGALTVVIAEEGDEAVVPYADHLIRIPATPTLLQPLVATVPLQVFACELATARGNEVDQPRNLAKSVTVE